A genomic window from Candidatus Thermoplasmatota archaeon includes:
- a CDS encoding response regulator — translation MDKRIMIVDDDPDILIFLRTVFEQQDYEVLTVDSGTDCIDELQRGFKGVILMDLKMPFMDGWDTLRQIIEKQLYKDIIITIISAHGTIEHEKMNGLEGYIYDYITKPFDLQKLIIEINDLTLKRDA, via the coding sequence ATGGACAAACGCATCATGATTGTCGATGATGATCCTGATATTTTAATCTTCCTTCGAACTGTTTTCGAACAACAGGATTATGAAGTTCTCACGGTAGATAGTGGTACCGATTGTATTGATGAGCTCCAACGAGGTTTCAAAGGCGTTATCCTCATGGATCTCAAGATGCCATTTATGGACGGATGGGATACTCTCCGACAGATTATCGAAAAACAGCTCTATAAAGATATCATCATCACAATTATTTCAGCTCATGGTACTATTGAGCATGAAAAAATGAATGGCTTGGAAGGATATATTTATGATTATATAACTAAACCGTTCGATCTGCAAAAATTAATCATTGAAATTAACGACCTAACCTTAAAAAGAGATGCGTAA